The following proteins are encoded in a genomic region of Blastopirellula marina:
- a CDS encoding DUF1559 domain-containing protein, with protein sequence MFALRWTRSSKPPRSGFTLVELLVVIAIIGVLIALLLPAVQQAREAARRMQCTNNLKQTTLAMHNYHDTWGQFPYPGMIANKLGWSVSILAQLEQSAIADNIDYTAGDHRVAGRLMYGPTKIDAYLCPSAPSSEEFSPRSDEEYGGKKSYAIHYFGILGPWGVNPQSNTNYECQNTSTAFGGDCTEGILWQHTSDMSDILDGLSNTYMFGENSWKDMPYRRAWLRAKYSDSRGQLYLISKNIQHPVNSGNATKWNSVAFGSEHPGGASFSRADGSVTFVPETINFSVYQAGASKAGGEALLSN encoded by the coding sequence ATGTTCGCGCTTCGTTGGACACGCTCGTCCAAACCACCCCGCTCCGGCTTCACGCTGGTCGAATTGCTCGTTGTGATCGCCATCATCGGCGTTCTGATCGCCTTACTTCTGCCGGCTGTGCAACAAGCTCGAGAGGCGGCTCGGCGGATGCAATGCACCAACAATCTGAAACAGACGACGTTGGCCATGCACAATTATCACGATACTTGGGGGCAATTCCCTTACCCAGGGATGATTGCCAACAAACTCGGTTGGAGCGTTTCGATTCTGGCTCAACTGGAACAATCGGCCATCGCTGACAACATCGACTATACCGCGGGTGACCACCGGGTAGCGGGACGGCTGATGTACGGTCCGACAAAAATCGACGCTTACCTTTGCCCCAGTGCGCCGAGTTCTGAGGAATTCTCACCACGCAGCGACGAGGAATATGGCGGCAAGAAGTCGTACGCGATCCACTACTTCGGAATCCTCGGTCCCTGGGGTGTGAATCCCCAATCGAACACCAACTACGAATGCCAGAACACGTCGACCGCATTTGGAGGAGACTGTACTGAAGGAATTCTGTGGCAACACACCTCCGACATGAGCGACATTCTGGATGGGCTTTCCAACACTTACATGTTTGGCGAGAACTCGTGGAAGGATATGCCCTATCGTCGAGCTTGGCTACGTGCGAAATACTCGGACTCACGGGGGCAGCTGTATTTGATCTCCAAGAATATTCAACACCCGGTCAATAGCGGAAATGCCACCAAGTGGAACTCGGTTGCGTTTGGCAGCGAGCACCCAGGCGGAGCAAGCTTCTCACGGGCAGACGGCTCGGTCACCTTCGTGCCAGAAACGATTAACTTCTCGGTCTATCAAGCGGGAGCAAGCAAAGCAGGTGGCGAGGCTTTGCTCTCGAACTAA
- a CDS encoding ATP-binding protein produces MSEGATSTANGTATRKKKSAPRRATAETMAKKQRDISVSEFFAKNRHMLGFDNPRKALLTTIKEAVDNSLDACEEAGILPEIWVHVEQTGESRYKASIQDNGPGILKKQIPLIFGKLLYGSKFHRLRMSRGQQGIGISAAGMYAILTTGKPIKIVSKTGKKKPAHYYELRIDTKVNKPEILNGKGDGEDIPPGEKGEQYIQDQGIEWVTHHEPESPGEAPKPIAHGTRVTLDLEAKYQRGKGSVDEYLEQTAIANPHVTLHYIDPSGTQRSYRRSSDILPPEATEIKPHPYGVELGRLVSMCKESTESSLSGFLTTSFSRVSPSIAKQICDKAKLSTRMRVKRIDRDHAEQLYAAIQDTKISNPTTDCIVPIGEDQLLKGLHSVVPAEFYAAATRPPAVYRGNPFQIEVALAYGGNVETQKITKDLLRELLYETDARTVRQFLILTFNGLGPDAADKILKESKLGTRKSPNKLKPKEIDILFDAMQNVNVNEGQSMNVYRYANRVPLQFQHGDCAITKTIAQTNWRSYGLSQSRGNLPSGPVTIMVHIASVWVPFTNQAKEAVASYDDIQKEMRLALQTVGRKLGMFLRRRMKVKQQADRRSIFRRYLGEVAQAVSDINGTQKDDIYEKLLEVAKKKTAEADMVFDESGKAVDPNSANYGGGVLIVDKDDDEMLADMINRPVEAETNGKSQQEELFDNDGDEED; encoded by the coding sequence TTGTCGGAAGGCGCCACCTCTACAGCGAACGGAACCGCGACCCGCAAGAAGAAGTCAGCCCCACGTCGCGCGACGGCCGAAACCATGGCCAAGAAGCAGCGCGACATTTCAGTGAGCGAGTTCTTTGCCAAGAACCGCCACATGTTGGGGTTCGACAATCCGCGTAAGGCGCTGCTGACGACCATCAAGGAAGCGGTCGACAACTCACTCGATGCCTGTGAAGAAGCAGGCATCTTGCCCGAGATCTGGGTGCATGTCGAACAAACCGGTGAAAGTCGCTATAAGGCTTCGATTCAGGATAACGGGCCTGGCATTCTCAAAAAGCAGATCCCGCTGATTTTCGGCAAGCTGCTGTATGGCTCGAAATTCCATCGCTTGCGCATGAGCCGCGGCCAACAAGGTATTGGGATTAGCGCTGCCGGGATGTACGCCATTTTGACAACCGGCAAGCCGATCAAGATCGTCAGTAAGACCGGCAAGAAGAAGCCCGCGCATTACTACGAACTGCGAATCGACACCAAGGTCAACAAGCCGGAAATCCTCAACGGCAAAGGGGACGGAGAAGACATCCCCCCTGGTGAAAAAGGGGAGCAATACATCCAAGACCAAGGCATCGAGTGGGTCACCCATCACGAGCCAGAGTCCCCTGGCGAGGCACCCAAGCCAATCGCCCACGGCACACGCGTCACGCTTGATCTCGAAGCAAAGTACCAGCGTGGTAAAGGGAGCGTCGACGAATACCTCGAGCAGACGGCCATTGCGAACCCGCACGTCACGCTGCACTACATCGACCCCAGCGGGACTCAGCGAAGTTATCGCCGCTCGTCCGATATCCTTCCGCCTGAAGCCACCGAAATCAAACCGCATCCATACGGTGTCGAGCTTGGCCGGCTTGTTTCGATGTGTAAGGAATCAACCGAAAGTAGCTTGTCTGGTTTTCTGACCACCTCGTTCTCGCGCGTCAGCCCAAGCATCGCGAAGCAGATTTGCGACAAAGCTAAGCTCAGTACGAGGATGCGGGTCAAGCGTATCGATCGCGATCACGCTGAGCAGCTTTACGCTGCGATTCAAGACACCAAGATCAGCAACCCGACCACGGACTGTATTGTACCGATCGGGGAAGATCAGCTTTTGAAAGGCCTACACAGCGTGGTTCCGGCCGAGTTCTACGCAGCCGCAACCCGTCCGCCGGCCGTTTATCGCGGTAACCCCTTCCAAATCGAAGTTGCCCTGGCTTACGGTGGCAACGTCGAAACGCAGAAGATCACCAAAGACCTGCTGCGGGAGCTGCTATACGAAACCGATGCCCGCACGGTCCGCCAGTTCTTAATCCTGACATTCAACGGTTTGGGGCCGGACGCCGCCGACAAGATCCTAAAGGAATCAAAGCTCGGCACACGAAAGAGCCCTAACAAGTTGAAGCCGAAGGAAATCGACATCCTCTTCGACGCAATGCAGAACGTCAACGTGAACGAAGGACAGTCGATGAACGTCTATCGGTATGCCAATCGCGTGCCGCTGCAGTTCCAACATGGCGATTGCGCGATCACCAAAACGATTGCCCAAACCAATTGGCGGTCGTATGGTCTCTCGCAATCGCGCGGCAACTTGCCCAGTGGCCCAGTCACAATCATGGTCCACATCGCGAGTGTGTGGGTGCCGTTCACGAACCAAGCCAAGGAGGCAGTCGCCAGCTACGACGACATTCAAAAAGAAATGCGTCTGGCCCTGCAAACCGTCGGGCGAAAGCTGGGCATGTTCCTCCGTCGCCGGATGAAAGTGAAACAGCAGGCCGATCGACGCAGCATCTTCCGCCGCTACCTGGGCGAAGTCGCTCAGGCCGTGAGTGACATCAACGGAACCCAGAAAGACGACATCTACGAAAAGCTGCTGGAAGTCGCCAAAAAGAAGACTGCGGAAGCCGATATGGTGTTCGACGAAAGCGGCAAAGCCGTAGATCCGAACTCGGCGAATTACGGCGGCGGCGTTTTGATTGTCGACAAAGATGACGATGAAATGCTGGCCGACATGATCAACCGTCCGGTCGAAGCCGAAACCAATGGCAAATCACAACAGGAAGAACTGTTTGACAATGACGGAGATGAAGAAGACTAA
- a CDS encoding PRC-barrel domain-containing protein, with protein sequence MLVTRFLGLCLVAALVMPAVADDNATKTTVDKSASTAVKHDQKQQGDRVAASQVIGASIYGSNQEDTIGSVNDIVMTKDGKVVYLIAGSGGVAGVGETEHAVPVKSFDMKWVKDGDEKTLKLSLPMTAEDLSNAPALNLEHASDLTVEAFADRNGKYFKASNAEKMSPGNMYLVSEIDGLNATGTDNESVGAVEDIVFTHKDECKAEYMIIGTGGVVGIGEKYTAVPTDKVKITKTADNQYTAVVQADKTIIGAAPKVTSDHYYSELGDENVRENVKTAFNEADAKDSE encoded by the coding sequence ATGTTAGTTACACGTTTTTTAGGTTTGTGTCTTGTCGCTGCTTTGGTCATGCCGGCTGTCGCCGACGATAACGCGACTAAGACAACCGTCGATAAATCGGCTTCCACGGCAGTCAAGCACGATCAGAAACAGCAAGGCGATCGCGTTGCCGCCAGCCAAGTGATTGGCGCCAGCATTTATGGTAGCAATCAGGAAGATACGATTGGTTCCGTCAATGACATCGTCATGACCAAAGACGGTAAAGTTGTCTACTTGATCGCTGGTAGTGGCGGTGTTGCCGGTGTCGGTGAAACCGAACATGCCGTACCCGTTAAGTCGTTCGACATGAAATGGGTCAAGGACGGCGACGAAAAGACGCTGAAATTGAGCCTGCCGATGACGGCCGAAGACCTGTCGAATGCTCCAGCTTTGAATCTCGAGCACGCTAGTGACCTAACGGTTGAAGCTTTCGCTGACCGTAACGGTAAGTACTTCAAGGCTTCGAACGCCGAGAAGATGTCGCCAGGTAACATGTACTTGGTTTCGGAAATTGACGGTCTGAATGCAACCGGTACGGACAATGAGTCGGTCGGTGCTGTTGAAGACATCGTGTTCACGCACAAAGATGAATGCAAAGCTGAGTACATGATCATCGGTACCGGTGGTGTGGTTGGAATTGGCGAAAAGTACACCGCTGTTCCTACCGACAAGGTGAAAATCACTAAGACTGCCGACAACCAGTACACCGCTGTGGTACAGGCCGATAAGACCATTATCGGAGCTGCCCCGAAGGTGACCTCGGATCATTACTACTCGGAACTGGGCGACGAAAACGTTCGTGAAAACGTGAAGACCGCTTTCAACGAAGCTGACGCCAAGGATAGCGAGTAA
- a CDS encoding Gfo/Idh/MocA family protein, translating into MDRRKFLTTAAAVTTIASLPRMTFAQDLQDIKPKRVGLIGCGWYGKCDLLRLIQVAPVEVVSICDVDTQMRQGAAEIVASRQKSGKQPRQFGDFREMLKEKDLDICLVGTPDHWHALAMIEAVRAGADVYTQKPISRDIVEGQAMVAAARKYDRVVQVGTQRRSTAHLIEARDKVVNEGLLGTIGHAEICCYYGMGRNATAENCPPPEYLDFDMWTGPAPKLPFNPVMHPRSWRMFKEFGNGIMGDMCIHMLDTVRWMLDLGWPTSVNSRGGTYVWKDASGNVPDTQVATFDFPELDVVWTHRAYGDAPDRDYPWAVFLYGDKGTLKASVNKYEFFPKGRREPTLTGAPKTEWDKYPEDQHEKDLEQHVAAANRAHQRDFLQAIENRTKPVADIEQGHISTASCILANMSLELGRSLTWDADKHQVIGDDEANKMLAREYREGYEHPTVDNV; encoded by the coding sequence ATGGATCGTCGCAAGTTTCTTACGACCGCTGCTGCCGTCACCACGATCGCTTCTCTGCCGCGGATGACTTTCGCCCAAGATTTGCAGGACATCAAGCCGAAGCGAGTCGGGCTGATCGGTTGTGGCTGGTACGGCAAGTGCGATCTCTTGCGATTGATCCAGGTCGCCCCGGTCGAGGTCGTCTCGATCTGCGATGTGGATACGCAGATGCGACAAGGCGCGGCTGAGATTGTCGCTTCTCGCCAGAAGTCGGGCAAGCAACCTCGACAGTTTGGTGACTTCCGAGAAATGCTCAAGGAAAAGGACCTCGATATCTGCCTGGTTGGCACGCCTGACCATTGGCATGCTTTGGCGATGATCGAGGCAGTGCGTGCCGGCGCCGACGTTTACACGCAGAAGCCGATCAGCCGAGATATCGTCGAAGGCCAAGCCATGGTGGCGGCGGCTCGTAAGTACGATCGCGTCGTTCAAGTTGGCACGCAGCGGCGGAGTACAGCCCATCTGATCGAAGCTCGGGACAAAGTCGTCAACGAAGGTTTGCTTGGAACGATCGGTCACGCCGAAATTTGTTGTTACTACGGTATGGGCCGTAATGCGACGGCTGAGAATTGCCCGCCGCCAGAATATCTCGACTTCGACATGTGGACCGGGCCGGCACCGAAACTTCCGTTCAACCCGGTGATGCACCCCCGCAGCTGGAGAATGTTTAAGGAGTTCGGTAACGGCATCATGGGGGACATGTGCATCCACATGTTGGACACGGTTCGATGGATGCTAGACCTTGGTTGGCCCACTTCCGTCAACAGCCGTGGGGGGACGTACGTCTGGAAGGACGCCTCAGGGAACGTCCCAGATACGCAAGTGGCAACGTTCGACTTCCCTGAATTGGATGTTGTTTGGACACATCGTGCTTACGGAGATGCCCCCGATCGAGACTATCCGTGGGCGGTCTTCCTTTACGGCGATAAGGGAACGCTCAAGGCCAGCGTGAACAAGTACGAGTTCTTCCCCAAGGGCCGTCGCGAGCCAACCCTGACCGGCGCCCCGAAGACCGAGTGGGATAAGTACCCGGAAGATCAGCACGAAAAAGACTTGGAACAGCACGTCGCCGCCGCCAACCGGGCTCACCAGCGCGACTTCCTTCAAGCCATCGAAAACCGCACCAAGCCGGTCGCCGATATCGAGCAAGGACACATCTCGACCGCCAGCTGCATCCTGGCCAACATGTCGCTGGAACTAGGCCGTAGTTTGACGTGGGATGCTGATAAACATCAGGTCATCGGCGACGACGAAGCCAACAAGATGTTGGCCCGCGAGTATCGCGAAGGGTATGAGCATCCGACGGTGGATAACGTATAG
- a CDS encoding ExbD/TolR family protein: MRVPSNLKSGQAEFNMTPMIDVVFLLIIFFLVSSHLAKQEAQMPLPLPTAESGQEIIDDQQPRVVVNIGADGSMSLAGHRVPPDQLKERLLVERERSGDSLEVRIRCDRQTPFANVKPVMLAATQAGIWNVAFSVIRPEDAVR, encoded by the coding sequence GTGCGTGTACCGAGCAACCTCAAGTCGGGGCAGGCCGAATTCAACATGACGCCGATGATCGACGTCGTGTTTCTGCTGATCATTTTCTTCCTGGTTTCCAGTCACCTGGCCAAGCAGGAAGCGCAGATGCCGCTACCGCTGCCGACCGCAGAAAGTGGACAAGAGATTATCGACGATCAACAGCCCCGAGTCGTGGTTAACATCGGGGCAGATGGCTCGATGTCGCTGGCCGGTCATCGTGTTCCGCCTGATCAACTCAAAGAACGCTTGCTGGTCGAACGAGAACGAAGTGGCGATTCGCTCGAAGTCCGTATTCGCTGCGATCGCCAAACACCTTTCGCCAACGTGAAGCCAGTGATGCTGGCCGCCACGCAAGCGGGAATCTGGAACGTGGCCTTCTCGGTGATTCGCCCGGAGGACGCCGTTCGATGA
- a CDS encoding alpha-amylase family glycosyl hydrolase — protein MATVSTSAISRPTVHPGMGPMPHDNGVAFRLWAPHADGVRIVGTFNDWDPKASPLVQEEGGMWYTDIPEAKAGDEYRYLLQCGDQEVSRMDPRAREVTNSVGNSVIHNQEFDWGDDNYQLPPWNELVIYEMHLGTFNRTDEDTVGTFSDAIQRLDHLVHLGVNVVQLMPLCEFAGNISWGYNPAQIFAVESTYGGPRGLKKFVKAAHERGIGVVQDVVYNHFGPSDLDIWQFDLWQENGKGGIYFYNDWRSKTPWGDTRPDYGRGEVRQFIYDNAMMWVNDYHVDGLRYDMTLYMRSVDGNDEIPEGWSLAQWINHDIRANKPGTLLIAEDLRTNAYITKSAGEGGAHFSSQWDAEFVHPIREVAKQPNDVGRDMDKLVHAITYRYNINSFERVIYTESHDEVANGKQRLPSEIAPESPADGYARHRSTLAAGVMLTSPGIPMLFQGQEFLQDGWFQDTDPLDWSRIEEFPGVVLLYRDLIHHRLNRFGVTKGLTGQEVMVYHRNDERKLLAYQRWLDHGPGDDVVVVVNFSHEAIENYTIGMPTGGNWKLRFNSAASVYNATFVSSTIAELAATDEPHDGMTHSGTLSISPYSLLVYSQDPESA, from the coding sequence ATGGCTACCGTTTCAACTTCTGCGATCTCTCGGCCTACGGTCCACCCCGGTATGGGACCCATGCCGCACGATAATGGAGTCGCTTTCCGGCTATGGGCTCCCCATGCTGACGGCGTTCGTATTGTCGGCACCTTCAACGATTGGGATCCGAAAGCATCTCCCTTGGTCCAGGAAGAAGGTGGGATGTGGTATACCGACATCCCTGAGGCCAAAGCAGGAGACGAATATCGCTACCTCCTGCAATGTGGCGACCAGGAAGTTAGTCGCATGGATCCCAGGGCTCGGGAAGTTACCAACTCCGTCGGGAACAGTGTGATTCATAACCAGGAGTTCGACTGGGGAGACGACAATTACCAACTACCTCCCTGGAACGAGCTTGTGATCTATGAGATGCATCTAGGGACGTTCAATCGAACCGACGAAGATACTGTCGGTACCTTTTCCGATGCGATTCAGCGTCTCGATCACTTGGTTCACCTGGGAGTGAACGTCGTGCAATTGATGCCGTTGTGCGAGTTTGCTGGCAACATCAGTTGGGGTTACAACCCAGCCCAGATCTTTGCCGTGGAAAGTACGTACGGAGGACCTCGCGGGCTGAAGAAGTTCGTGAAAGCCGCCCATGAACGCGGGATCGGTGTGGTTCAGGACGTGGTTTACAACCACTTCGGACCAAGCGACCTCGACATCTGGCAATTCGATCTGTGGCAAGAGAACGGCAAGGGGGGAATCTATTTCTACAACGACTGGCGAAGTAAAACCCCTTGGGGTGACACACGTCCCGATTACGGGCGGGGTGAAGTGCGTCAGTTCATTTACGACAACGCCATGATGTGGGTGAATGATTACCACGTCGACGGTTTGCGATATGACATGACACTTTATATGCGGAGTGTCGACGGAAATGATGAAATCCCAGAAGGTTGGAGCCTGGCTCAGTGGATCAACCACGATATCCGAGCAAATAAGCCGGGAACACTATTAATTGCTGAGGATTTGCGAACCAACGCCTACATCACGAAAAGTGCTGGCGAAGGTGGCGCTCACTTCTCGAGTCAGTGGGATGCTGAGTTTGTTCATCCGATTCGCGAAGTTGCAAAGCAGCCTAACGATGTTGGCCGCGACATGGATAAGTTGGTTCATGCCATCACTTATCGATACAACATCAACTCGTTTGAACGTGTGATTTATACTGAGTCACACGACGAGGTTGCTAACGGTAAACAGCGTCTTCCTTCCGAAATCGCCCCGGAAAGTCCCGCGGACGGTTATGCTCGTCATCGTTCGACCTTGGCGGCCGGCGTGATGCTAACATCGCCTGGAATACCGATGCTCTTCCAAGGCCAAGAGTTCCTTCAAGATGGTTGGTTCCAAGATACCGACCCACTGGATTGGAGCCGAATCGAGGAATTTCCTGGTGTGGTGCTGCTATACCGCGATTTGATCCATCATCGACTCAATCGATTCGGTGTCACCAAAGGGTTAACAGGCCAAGAGGTGATGGTTTACCACCGAAACGACGAGCGGAAACTGCTCGCTTATCAACGTTGGCTCGATCATGGCCCTGGGGATGATGTAGTCGTCGTGGTGAACTTCTCGCACGAAGCCATTGAAAACTACACCATCGGAATGCCGACCGGTGGAAATTGGAAATTGCGCTTTAATAGTGCCGCGTCAGTTTACAACGCTACGTTTGTCTCCTCGACGATTGCGGAGCTAGCAGCCACTGACGAGCCGCATGATGGAATGACGCATTCTGGAACGCTTTCGATCAGCCCGTACAGCCTGCTTGTGTACTCGCAGGACCCGGAGTCGGCTTAG
- a CDS encoding ExbD/TolR family protein, translated as MKRPSPYRDRQPLQVAMTPMIDVVFLLLIFFLWTASFQIVEYALPSSITPPNEIGTEAKRPLEVEDFDEVVVRITGQPGAFTYTINKSSTQDLGEVESRLAALASIKNDVPLIIDPDEVVPVGRVIDVYDLSRRLNFQQIQFAVEPG; from the coding sequence ATGAAACGACCAAGCCCTTACCGAGATCGCCAGCCACTGCAAGTCGCGATGACGCCGATGATCGACGTCGTGTTCCTGCTGCTGATTTTCTTTTTGTGGACCGCCAGCTTTCAGATTGTCGAGTATGCGTTACCGAGCAGCATCACGCCACCAAACGAAATCGGAACCGAAGCGAAGCGACCATTAGAAGTCGAAGACTTCGACGAGGTCGTGGTGCGAATTACCGGACAACCTGGCGCGTTCACCTACACAATTAACAAATCCAGCACACAAGACTTGGGCGAGGTAGAAAGTCGGCTGGCCGCGCTCGCCTCAATTAAGAACGATGTTCCGCTAATCATCGATCCAGACGAAGTCGTTCCGGTAGGACGGGTGATTGATGTGTACGATCTATCTCGCCGTTTAAACTTTCAACAAATCCAATTCGCCGTCGAACCAGGTTGA
- a CDS encoding MotA/TolQ/ExbB proton channel family protein, with the protein MANLTRIGIWCACLAVLAIGMLAPGQAWFSAAGPVPAVAQDTSAAETPNNTPASAPQKTGFVDIVLSGGITGGLILIFLLALSMTAAYLVFEHVMTIRKTEIMPPELGDTVRELLLQGKVQDAERVCRERPSFLSFVLLSGIAELDGGWSAVEKALEDATAEQSARLFRKIEYLAVIGNIAPMVGLLGTVTGMIFAFQQVAATQGAAGAGDLAEGIYQALVTTVGGLLVAIPSLGAFAIFRNWVDELVAEAAYVAQQVFTPLKRRKRQAAAQATRS; encoded by the coding sequence TTGGCGAATTTGACTCGAATCGGAATCTGGTGTGCTTGCCTGGCTGTGCTGGCGATTGGCATGCTTGCACCAGGACAAGCTTGGTTCTCTGCAGCCGGACCAGTGCCAGCCGTCGCTCAGGATACTTCCGCCGCCGAAACACCGAACAACACTCCAGCATCGGCTCCGCAAAAGACGGGCTTTGTTGATATCGTCCTAAGCGGCGGGATCACTGGCGGTTTGATCCTGATTTTCCTTTTGGCACTTTCGATGACGGCAGCCTACCTTGTTTTCGAACATGTCATGACCATCCGAAAAACCGAGATCATGCCTCCAGAGCTCGGCGACACGGTGCGCGAGCTTCTCTTGCAAGGCAAGGTGCAAGATGCCGAACGCGTTTGCCGCGAACGCCCTAGCTTTCTTTCCTTCGTCCTGTTGAGTGGCATTGCTGAACTTGACGGGGGTTGGAGCGCCGTTGAGAAAGCCTTGGAGGATGCCACCGCCGAACAATCGGCTCGGCTCTTCCGCAAAATCGAATACTTAGCTGTAATTGGCAACATCGCCCCGATGGTGGGTCTGCTGGGTACAGTTACCGGGATGATCTTCGCCTTCCAGCAAGTCGCCGCCACTCAAGGTGCAGCCGGAGCAGGCGACCTGGCGGAAGGCATTTATCAAGCGCTTGTCACTACGGTGGGTGGGCTGCTTGTGGCGATTCCATCGCTCGGAGCGTTCGCGATCTTTCGCAACTGGGTCGACGAATTAGTCGCTGAAGCGGCCTACGTCGCGCAGCAGGTTTTTACTCCACTAAAACGTCGGAAACGACAAGCCGCGGCTCAAGCTACGAGGAGCTAA
- a CDS encoding tetratricopeptide repeat protein, with protein sequence MSTSTFPVFALHLLINHEQEAPLRRRAIRCMLLLTCLLTTWGRVAGTCAADDIVTLIPKSSGDNPTQVRGTVVDFSGQSLVLQTATGQTSIPSNKVQSVQTDYSPSYQQGLKHLSAGQTSQAIRSFQAAVAAESRPWVRREILANAAIALQNAGRIVDAGNTFLKIVEEDPQTIHVEAIPLAWFSLPPDFERDRAARIWLEMPSPYAQLLGASWLLGTSDRSKAIETLGNLRRSKLPSIALLAEAQLWQTKIVTAGADDVSRWEKQLAAGILRGAALAGPTLVVGKAWRQLDNDEQAALTLMRPPILYPTHRPVAAESLLQAGRSLERSGKFEDAQRVVNEVLRDYGDQPARQEAEQTLKRLANSGSN encoded by the coding sequence ATGTCTACGTCGACATTTCCGGTCTTCGCGCTTCACCTTCTTATTAATCACGAACAGGAAGCTCCGTTGCGTCGCCGCGCGATTCGTTGCATGTTGCTACTAACTTGCCTTCTCACGACTTGGGGAAGGGTAGCAGGTACCTGCGCTGCCGACGATATCGTTACCTTGATTCCGAAATCGTCCGGAGACAACCCAACTCAGGTCCGTGGAACCGTCGTCGACTTTTCCGGGCAATCGTTGGTTTTGCAAACCGCAACCGGTCAAACAAGCATTCCGTCGAACAAAGTCCAATCCGTTCAAACTGACTACAGTCCGAGCTATCAACAAGGGCTGAAACACTTATCTGCCGGTCAAACCAGCCAAGCCATCCGCAGCTTTCAAGCGGCGGTTGCGGCCGAATCGCGGCCATGGGTGCGTCGTGAAATCTTGGCCAACGCCGCAATCGCACTGCAGAATGCAGGCCGCATCGTCGACGCTGGAAATACGTTTCTCAAGATCGTCGAAGAGGATCCTCAAACCATTCATGTGGAAGCGATTCCTTTAGCTTGGTTTAGCCTGCCTCCCGATTTCGAACGTGACCGAGCTGCTCGAATCTGGCTGGAAATGCCGTCACCATACGCGCAGCTATTGGGCGCCAGTTGGCTGTTAGGAACGTCAGATCGATCGAAAGCCATCGAGACACTGGGGAACCTTCGTCGCAGCAAACTTCCTTCAATCGCATTGCTTGCTGAGGCCCAGCTATGGCAGACGAAGATCGTTACGGCGGGCGCCGATGATGTCAGCCGATGGGAGAAGCAGTTGGCTGCCGGCATCCTACGCGGGGCAGCCTTAGCAGGGCCTACTTTGGTCGTGGGCAAGGCCTGGCGACAATTGGATAATGACGAGCAAGCAGCCCTCACACTGATGCGTCCCCCGATCCTCTACCCAACCCATCGTCCGGTAGCCGCCGAAAGCCTGCTTCAAGCGGGGCGATCACTCGAGCGAAGTGGCAAATTCGAGGATGCCCAACGCGTGGTGAACGAGGTGTTGCGAGATTACGGCGATCAACCAGCGCGGCAGGAAGCGGAACAAACTCTCAAACGACTGGCCAACTCAGGTAGCAACTAG